The following are encoded in a window of Streptomyces sp. 11x1 genomic DNA:
- a CDS encoding bifunctional 3-phenylpropionate/cinnamic acid dioxygenase ferredoxin subunit: protein MSTIGTGIQVAAVGEIEGGEALRVPAEATGHTDAISVFHDGGAYYALDDTCSHGQASLADGWIEDGEVECPLHSARFCLKSGEPQCMPATLAQRTHRVEERDGGIWLHPGEKAGA, encoded by the coding sequence ATGAGCACCATCGGCACTGGAATTCAGGTCGCCGCCGTCGGCGAGATCGAAGGCGGTGAAGCGCTGCGGGTGCCCGCCGAGGCCACCGGCCACACCGACGCCATCTCCGTCTTCCACGACGGCGGTGCCTACTACGCCCTCGACGACACCTGCTCCCATGGCCAGGCTTCGCTCGCTGACGGCTGGATCGAGGACGGCGAGGTGGAATGCCCCCTGCACAGCGCCCGGTTCTGCCTGAAGTCCGGCGAACCGCAGTGCATGCCCGCCACCCTCGCCCAGCGCACCCACCGGGTCGAGGAGCGCGACGGCGGCATCTGGCTGCACCCCGGTGAGAAGGCCGGCGCATGA
- a CDS encoding FAD-dependent oxidoreductase — MSAPGRIAVVGAGLAAVSTADALRSEGYDGDIALYSAERGLPYDRPPLSKDVLLGKARRPDILLRPEQWYEEQRVELHDGTPVRAVRPHEGGLELADGRLIRADRIVLATGGTPRALPVPGGDGPAVHVLRTWEEAERLREQLLPGARIAVIGAGLIGAEAAAVAHGLGCRVTLIDPVPVPLAAVVGEDIASALHLRHSAEGIGVLTAGVERIERRPGSLGVLVQLSGYSGAVSVDTVVAGIGIRPATELGEAAGLHVDNGTVVSPGQRTSHPNVFAVGDVARLDGHRVRHEHWEAAQRDGESAARGILGRPVPEPGSTWFWSDRHGSRVEAVGTMAEAERTVLRGTPDGGAFTVFGLRGDRLVAAAAIDRARDIKAARRLIDRGIEVELSRLADEGTDLRTLLKR; from the coding sequence ATGAGTGCCCCGGGGAGGATCGCCGTCGTCGGCGCCGGCCTGGCCGCCGTGTCGACGGCCGACGCACTGCGCAGCGAAGGATACGACGGCGACATCGCCCTCTACTCGGCCGAGCGCGGCCTTCCCTACGACCGTCCGCCCCTGAGCAAGGACGTGCTCCTCGGCAAGGCCCGCCGCCCGGACATCCTGCTGCGGCCCGAGCAGTGGTACGAGGAGCAGCGCGTCGAACTCCACGACGGCACCCCCGTCCGGGCTGTCCGCCCGCACGAGGGCGGCCTGGAACTGGCCGACGGGCGCTTGATCAGGGCCGACCGGATCGTGCTGGCCACCGGCGGTACGCCCCGCGCGCTGCCGGTACCTGGGGGCGATGGCCCGGCCGTCCATGTCCTACGCACGTGGGAGGAGGCCGAGCGCCTGCGGGAGCAGCTGCTGCCAGGTGCCCGGATCGCCGTGATCGGAGCCGGGCTGATCGGAGCCGAGGCCGCGGCCGTCGCCCACGGCCTGGGCTGCCGCGTCACCCTGATCGACCCGGTCCCGGTGCCGCTGGCGGCGGTGGTCGGAGAGGACATCGCGAGTGCCCTGCACCTCAGACATTCCGCCGAAGGGATCGGGGTGCTGACGGCCGGTGTCGAACGGATCGAACGCCGCCCCGGCAGCCTCGGAGTCCTGGTGCAGCTTTCCGGGTACAGCGGAGCCGTCTCCGTCGACACAGTCGTGGCCGGTATCGGCATTCGCCCGGCCACTGAACTCGGCGAAGCCGCCGGACTCCACGTGGACAACGGCACTGTGGTGAGTCCCGGGCAGCGGACCTCCCACCCGAACGTCTTCGCCGTGGGTGACGTGGCGCGCCTTGACGGCCATCGCGTCCGTCACGAGCACTGGGAGGCAGCCCAGCGGGACGGGGAGTCCGCCGCTCGCGGCATCCTCGGCCGCCCGGTTCCGGAGCCTGGTTCCACGTGGTTCTGGTCCGACCGGCACGGCTCCCGGGTGGAGGCGGTCGGCACCATGGCGGAAGCCGAGCGGACGGTGCTGCGCGGGACACCGGACGGCGGTGCCTTCACGGTCTTCGGGTTGCGCGGCGACCGGCTGGTGGCCGCGGCCGCCATCGACCGAGCGCGTGACATCAAGGCCGCCCGGCGTCTCATCGACCGCGGCATTGAGGTGGAGCTGTCGCGGCTCGCCGACGAAGGAACCGACCTGCGCACCCTGCTGAAGCGCTGA
- a CDS encoding 3-phenylpropionate/cinnamic acid dioxygenase subunit beta yields MSIHSPETTAPVVDEDIRLHFEVQRLYALEAQLLDQHRYADWLELLADDLHYWAPVRTNRLRRQQALADGSPGEVAIFDETKASLAWRIRRFDSGMAWAEDPPSRTRHLITNVTVRAGEEPGEYVAESAFLCYRNRLEREVDIYAGGRTDVLRRGADGSLLIARRTILLDQNVLLAKNISTFL; encoded by the coding sequence ATGAGCATTCACTCTCCGGAGACGACCGCACCGGTCGTCGACGAGGACATCCGGCTTCACTTCGAGGTGCAGCGCCTGTACGCCTTGGAGGCACAGCTGCTCGACCAGCACCGGTACGCCGACTGGCTGGAGCTGCTCGCCGACGACCTGCACTACTGGGCACCGGTGCGCACCAACCGGCTGCGGCGCCAGCAGGCCCTTGCCGACGGCTCGCCCGGCGAGGTGGCGATCTTCGACGAGACCAAGGCGAGTCTGGCCTGGCGGATCCGCCGTTTCGACTCCGGCATGGCCTGGGCCGAGGACCCGCCCTCCCGCACCCGCCACCTGATCACCAACGTGACGGTACGGGCGGGCGAGGAGCCGGGCGAATACGTCGCCGAGTCCGCCTTCCTCTGCTACCGAAACCGTCTGGAGCGCGAGGTCGACATCTACGCCGGCGGCCGCACGGACGTGCTGCGCCGAGGTGCGGACGGCTCGCTACTGATCGCCCGCCGCACGATCCTGCTCGACCAGAACGTCCTGCTCGCCAAGAACATCAGCACCTTCCTGTGA
- a CDS encoding alpha/beta fold hydrolase, which translates to MTTEETADVKLVEHTVQTTLGTIAVSEAGEGPVLVMLHGGGPGASAVANYHQNLPALTRQFRVILPDQPGFGGSYRPTEADLDARSITEITVDALLQTLDALGIDRFHLLGNSLGGAAAIATALEATERVEKLVLMAPGGGWLPFGPTPTEGQKAMFRYYNGEGPTLKKMRDFIGVMTAEPKRWADTAQARYEASLDETHIAFYHAYNAAFAKRHGMDPLWQHVHKVKCPTLLLWGRDDRTITLDGAQLMLKQIRDVQLHVFGGCGHWVQLERQAEFERLVTDFLKEH; encoded by the coding sequence GTGACCACTGAAGAAACTGCAGACGTGAAGCTCGTCGAGCACACCGTGCAGACCACGCTCGGCACCATCGCGGTCAGCGAGGCCGGTGAGGGGCCGGTACTGGTCATGCTGCACGGTGGCGGCCCCGGCGCGAGCGCGGTGGCCAACTACCACCAGAATCTGCCCGCGCTCACCCGGCAGTTCCGCGTGATCCTGCCCGACCAGCCCGGCTTCGGCGGCAGCTACCGCCCGACCGAGGCTGACCTGGACGCCCGCAGCATCACCGAGATCACGGTCGACGCGCTGCTTCAGACGCTGGACGCGCTGGGCATCGACCGCTTCCACCTGCTAGGCAACAGCCTGGGCGGAGCTGCCGCCATCGCCACCGCACTCGAAGCCACCGAGCGGGTCGAGAAGTTGGTGCTGATGGCGCCGGGCGGCGGTTGGCTGCCCTTCGGCCCGACCCCGACCGAGGGCCAGAAGGCCATGTTCCGTTACTACAACGGCGAGGGCCCCACGCTGAAGAAGATGCGGGACTTCATCGGCGTGATGACCGCCGAGCCCAAGCGCTGGGCCGACACGGCACAGGCGCGCTACGAGGCCTCCCTCGACGAGACCCACATCGCCTTCTACCACGCCTACAACGCCGCCTTCGCCAAGCGGCATGGCATGGACCCGCTCTGGCAGCACGTGCACAAGGTCAAGTGCCCGACCCTGCTGCTGTGGGGCCGTGACGACCGCACCATCACCCTCGACGGCGCCCAGCTGATGCTCAAGCAGATCCGTGACGTCCAACTGCACGTCTTCGGCGGCTGCGGCCACTGGGTCCAACTGGAGCGGCAGGCGGAGTTCGAACGCCTGGTCACCGATTTCCTCAAGGAGCACTGA
- the hcaB gene encoding 3-(cis-5,6-dihydroxycyclohexa-1,3-dien-1-yl)propanoate dehydrogenase, whose translation MGWLEGEVALITGGGSGIGRAVALRYLAEGASVAILGRGAAQLEEVVEAAGDRADRMLTLTGDVRSPEDLHRAVEATVARFGKLDILVPNAGIWDYHRSVTRLDGKQLSEAFDEIFGINVKGYVLAVEAAWRELVATRGSIVMTLSNASFHTDGGGALYTASKHACLGLVRQFAYELAPKVRVNGVATGGMRTKLRGPQSLGLQDRTLAASFEKNEASGAEQPPLIPLYDSSVEPEDFTGPYVLLASRTDSGTVTGAVIPADGGIAVRGFRTPAGGADL comes from the coding sequence ATGGGATGGCTGGAGGGCGAGGTCGCCCTGATCACCGGCGGCGGCTCCGGCATCGGCCGCGCGGTCGCCCTGCGCTACCTCGCCGAGGGCGCCAGCGTCGCCATTCTCGGGCGCGGAGCTGCACAGTTGGAGGAGGTCGTAGAGGCCGCGGGCGACCGGGCCGACCGCATGCTGACGCTCACCGGCGACGTACGGTCTCCCGAGGACCTGCACCGCGCCGTCGAGGCCACCGTCGCCCGGTTCGGCAAGCTGGACATCCTCGTCCCGAACGCAGGCATCTGGGACTACCACCGCAGCGTCACCCGTCTCGACGGCAAGCAACTCTCCGAGGCCTTCGACGAGATCTTCGGAATCAACGTCAAGGGCTATGTCCTGGCCGTAGAGGCCGCCTGGCGGGAGCTGGTGGCCACCCGCGGCAGTATCGTCATGACCCTGTCCAACGCCTCCTTCCACACCGACGGCGGCGGCGCCCTCTACACGGCCAGCAAGCACGCCTGCCTTGGCCTGGTCCGCCAGTTCGCCTATGAACTGGCGCCGAAGGTCCGCGTCAACGGCGTCGCCACTGGCGGTATGCGCACCAAGCTGCGCGGTCCGCAGAGCCTGGGACTGCAGGACCGCACGCTGGCCGCGTCCTTCGAGAAGAACGAGGCCTCCGGCGCCGAACAACCGCCTCTTATACCGCTGTACGACTCCAGCGTCGAACCCGAGGACTTCACCGGGCCCTACGTCCTGCTCGCCTCCCGCACCGACAGCGGCACCGTCACCGGCGCAGTGATCCCCGCCGACGGAGGCATCGCCGTCCGGGGCTTCCGCACCCCCGCCGGCGGCGCCGACCTGTAA
- a CDS encoding long-chain fatty acid--CoA ligase: protein MAAVDISPAAALHRRAQYTSPSALVYEDTEISAGRLSRTVTRFAAGLAANGLRSGDRVAYLGLNSVTFFETLFAAAQLGAVFVPVNFRLAPDEVRHILVDSGAHTLVVEQGHRALVESIMNEVPARRHVLIDTDPRCPAAAAPAAVWTPLSELLGSDQPAREPATLHDDDLGVLMYTSGTTGRPKGVMLTHGNLWWNAANVDSVVDTRTADVNLAVAPLFHIGGLNALTLRTLLRGGTVILRRGFDPAQCLEDLVQHRVNSLFAVPAMFAALARVPGFREADLSALRAAIVAGAPVPPQLIRDYGEHGVLLQQAWGLTETAPFATYLPAGLTSEKAGSAGAPMPYTEVRLVDPATGAVIRDTDIRGEMCVRGPNVTTGYWNNPDATRSAFDEAGWFHSGDIAHRDKDGLYYIVDRLKDMIISGGENVYPAEVERVLAALPGVIEAAVIGVPDPKWGETVLAVLTCESGTAPTLEEVRAFAGGQLARYKLPTRVMIAEQLPRNGSGKLAKTELRRWVEAQQRADEV from the coding sequence ATGGCCGCCGTCGACATCAGCCCCGCCGCGGCGCTGCACCGCAGAGCCCAGTACACAAGCCCGAGCGCGCTCGTGTACGAGGACACCGAGATCTCCGCCGGCCGACTCAGCCGAACCGTCACCCGGTTCGCCGCTGGGCTGGCCGCGAACGGACTCCGCAGCGGTGACCGCGTCGCCTACCTCGGCCTCAACAGCGTGACCTTCTTCGAGACCCTGTTCGCCGCCGCCCAACTCGGGGCGGTCTTCGTCCCGGTCAACTTCCGGCTCGCACCGGACGAGGTGCGGCACATTCTGGTCGACAGCGGCGCCCACACCCTGGTCGTCGAGCAGGGCCACCGCGCACTGGTCGAGTCGATCATGAACGAGGTGCCCGCACGACGTCACGTCCTGATCGACACCGACCCCCGGTGCCCGGCGGCAGCCGCCCCCGCCGCCGTCTGGACGCCGCTGTCGGAACTGCTCGGCTCCGATCAGCCGGCCCGGGAACCCGCGACTCTGCACGACGACGACCTCGGCGTCCTCATGTACACCTCCGGCACCACCGGTCGCCCCAAGGGGGTCATGCTCACTCACGGCAACCTCTGGTGGAACGCGGCCAACGTCGACAGCGTCGTCGACACCCGCACCGCCGACGTGAACCTGGCCGTCGCCCCGCTCTTCCACATCGGCGGCCTCAACGCACTCACCCTGCGCACTCTGCTGCGCGGCGGCACGGTGATCCTGCGCCGCGGCTTCGACCCCGCCCAGTGCCTCGAAGACCTCGTCCAGCACCGAGTGAACAGTCTCTTCGCCGTCCCCGCCATGTTCGCCGCGCTGGCCCGCGTGCCAGGGTTCCGCGAGGCCGATCTCAGTGCACTGCGAGCGGCGATCGTGGCGGGAGCACCGGTGCCGCCGCAACTCATCAGGGATTACGGCGAGCACGGCGTCCTGCTCCAGCAGGCGTGGGGACTGACCGAGACGGCCCCCTTCGCCACCTACCTCCCGGCCGGGCTGACATCGGAGAAGGCAGGGTCGGCCGGTGCGCCCATGCCGTACACCGAGGTCCGTCTGGTCGACCCCGCCACGGGCGCCGTAATCCGGGACACCGACATCCGTGGCGAGATGTGCGTGCGCGGCCCCAACGTCACCACCGGCTACTGGAACAACCCGGACGCCACCCGTTCCGCCTTCGACGAGGCCGGCTGGTTCCACAGCGGTGACATCGCCCACCGGGACAAGGACGGCTTGTACTACATCGTCGACCGCCTCAAAGACATGATCATCAGCGGCGGGGAGAACGTCTACCCGGCCGAGGTCGAACGCGTCCTGGCTGCCCTCCCCGGCGTCATCGAGGCGGCCGTCATCGGTGTCCCCGACCCGAAGTGGGGCGAGACGGTCCTCGCCGTCCTCACCTGCGAGTCGGGCACGGCTCCCACCCTGGAGGAGGTACGTGCCTTCGCCGGTGGGCAGCTGGCCAGGTACAAGCTGCCGACCCGGGTGATGATCGCCGAACAACTACCGCGCAACGGAAGCGGCAAGCTGGCCAAGACTGAACTCCGCCGCTGGGTCGAGGCACAGCAGCGCGCTGACGAGGTGTGA
- a CDS encoding GNAT family N-acetyltransferase, giving the protein MITFSGLARTPPEPVLNADWELRPIDEPATASLQAARTYSVTPAGGGPTALLRVHRVPHHPLHACYPFGAHDLALGLDLSDPGAPGEALAPKLLRAFVSALFAADSECRRIVAAPDESDTATQVVLEAGGFLRVTEADLPDASVVLYAVEPPDIARISTALDDMPH; this is encoded by the coding sequence ATGATCACTTTCTCCGGCCTGGCACGCACACCGCCCGAGCCCGTCCTGAACGCCGACTGGGAACTACGTCCGATCGACGAGCCCGCGACCGCGTCCCTGCAGGCCGCCCGCACCTATTCGGTTACCCCGGCGGGCGGCGGCCCGACGGCTCTGCTGCGCGTTCACCGCGTCCCACATCACCCGCTCCACGCCTGCTACCCGTTCGGCGCCCACGACCTCGCCCTCGGGCTCGACCTTTCGGATCCGGGAGCGCCCGGCGAAGCGCTGGCCCCCAAGCTGCTGCGCGCATTCGTCTCCGCCCTCTTCGCCGCCGACTCCGAATGCCGCCGCATCGTCGCCGCACCGGACGAGAGCGACACCGCCACGCAGGTCGTCTTGGAGGCAGGCGGCTTCCTCCGGGTCACGGAGGCGGATCTGCCGGACGCCAGCGTGGTCCTCTACGCGGTGGAACCGCCGGATATCGCCCGTATATCCACCGCGCTGGACGACATGCCTCACTGA
- a CDS encoding aromatic ring-hydroxylating dioxygenase subunit alpha, whose protein sequence is MPHMTAFARNQWYVAAYAEEVGRELLGRTILGEPLVFYRTEEDGTPVALHDRCVHRRYPLSKSGLDGDRIVCGYHGFTYDTTGACVYVPGQKRIPRTARVASYPVVEQDSLIWVWIGDPALADPQTIPRAKHLAAPGWTTVRGMEPIDADYGLLVDNLLDLSHETYLHGGYIGTPEVAETPITTEVDEGAGVVRVSRHMDDAECPPFYARSTGIEGRITRWQDIEYFAPCLYLLHSRIAPVGVLPEADGSDPNGFHTEITYAITPSTDGKVYDFWMVSRDWATEDDEVTEFLRGNNHTVVMQDVVALNLLQETLGSERTGYQELSINIDTGGLAARRILARLVEQGEKPVEKVQ, encoded by the coding sequence ATGCCTCACATGACCGCCTTCGCCAGGAACCAGTGGTACGTCGCCGCCTACGCCGAAGAGGTGGGGCGGGAACTGCTGGGCCGGACGATCCTCGGTGAGCCGCTCGTCTTCTACCGGACGGAGGAGGACGGGACGCCGGTCGCGCTGCACGACCGGTGTGTGCACCGCCGGTACCCGCTCTCCAAGAGCGGGCTGGACGGGGACCGGATCGTGTGCGGGTACCACGGCTTCACGTACGACACGACGGGCGCGTGTGTGTACGTGCCGGGGCAGAAGCGGATCCCGCGGACGGCTCGTGTGGCCTCCTACCCGGTGGTCGAGCAGGACTCGCTGATCTGGGTGTGGATAGGCGACCCGGCGCTCGCCGACCCGCAGACGATCCCGCGCGCGAAGCACCTGGCCGCTCCCGGCTGGACGACCGTGCGCGGTATGGAGCCGATCGACGCCGACTACGGGCTCCTCGTCGACAACCTCCTCGACCTCTCCCACGAGACCTACCTGCACGGCGGCTACATCGGCACCCCCGAGGTCGCCGAGACACCGATCACCACCGAGGTCGACGAGGGCGCCGGCGTCGTGCGCGTGAGCCGGCACATGGACGACGCCGAGTGCCCGCCGTTCTACGCGAGGTCGACCGGCATCGAGGGACGCATCACCCGCTGGCAGGACATCGAGTACTTCGCCCCCTGCCTGTACCTGCTGCACAGCCGGATCGCGCCGGTGGGCGTGCTCCCCGAGGCGGACGGCAGCGACCCCAACGGCTTCCACACCGAGATCACCTACGCGATCACCCCGTCGACGGACGGCAAGGTGTACGACTTCTGGATGGTCTCCCGGGACTGGGCGACCGAGGACGACGAGGTCACCGAGTTCCTCAGGGGCAACAACCACACGGTCGTCATGCAGGACGTCGTCGCGCTGAACCTGCTCCAGGAGACGCTGGGCTCCGAGCGCACCGGCTACCAGGAGCTGAGCATCAACATCGACACCGGCGGTCTGGCCGCCCGCCGTATCCTCGCCCGGCTGGTCGAGCAGGGGGAGAAGCCGGTGGAGAAGGTCCAGTGA
- a CDS encoding PDR/VanB family oxidoreductase, whose translation MTSSSASSVHEVELIVDSREFAADGVLALTLRHPLGEELPAWEPGAHIDVLLGPGLERQYSLCGDPADRHTWRIGVLREPDGRGGSAYVHTELARGDKVRVRGPRNNFALEPAPRYRFVAGGIGITPILPMLAAAEAAGAEWSLLYGGRSRASMAFQQELAGYGTRVTVAPQDESGLLDLGSVLDGLPEDTLVYCCGPGPLLDAVEERCPGKALRIERFRPKEQETGPDGEFEVVLERTGKTVTVPVGVSVLDTVRAAGVEVLYSCTEGTCGTCETDVLEGTPDHRDSVLSDEERAVGETMLICVSRCQGSRLVLDL comes from the coding sequence ATGACCTCGTCCTCCGCCTCGTCCGTCCACGAGGTCGAACTCATCGTCGACAGCCGGGAGTTCGCCGCCGACGGCGTGCTGGCCCTCACCCTGCGGCATCCACTGGGCGAGGAACTCCCGGCCTGGGAACCGGGCGCGCACATCGATGTGCTGCTCGGCCCCGGGCTGGAACGGCAGTACTCGCTGTGCGGCGACCCGGCGGACCGGCACACCTGGCGGATCGGGGTGCTGCGGGAGCCCGACGGGCGCGGCGGATCGGCGTACGTGCACACGGAGTTGGCGCGCGGCGACAAGGTCCGGGTGCGCGGCCCGCGCAACAACTTCGCGCTGGAGCCGGCGCCCCGCTACCGGTTCGTGGCCGGTGGCATCGGCATCACCCCCATCCTGCCGATGCTGGCCGCCGCCGAGGCGGCGGGCGCGGAGTGGTCGCTGCTGTACGGCGGGCGCAGCCGTGCATCCATGGCGTTCCAGCAGGAGTTGGCCGGGTACGGCACCCGGGTGACGGTCGCCCCGCAGGACGAGAGCGGGCTGCTGGACCTCGGGTCCGTGCTGGACGGGCTGCCCGAGGACACTCTCGTCTACTGCTGCGGTCCCGGACCGCTGCTCGACGCGGTCGAGGAGCGGTGCCCGGGCAAGGCGCTCCGCATCGAGCGGTTCCGGCCGAAGGAGCAGGAGACCGGCCCGGACGGCGAGTTCGAGGTCGTGCTGGAGCGGACGGGCAAGACGGTCACGGTTCCCGTCGGGGTCTCCGTGCTCGACACCGTGCGTGCCGCCGGGGTCGAGGTGCTGTACTCGTGCACGGAGGGCACGTGCGGGACCTGTGAGACGGACGTCCTGGAGGGCACCCCGGACCACCGCGACTCGGTGCTCAGCGACGAGGAGCGCGCGGTCGGGGAGACCATGCTCATCTGCGTGTCCCGCTGCCAGGGCTCGCGGCTGGTGCTCGACCTGTAG
- a CDS encoding ABC transporter substrate-binding protein — MRRLPIGLAAGALFLAATGCGSSDSSGSSGAGASGSTTTLKVGIIPILDVAPVYLGQKKGFYAERGLKLELTPAQGGAAIVPGVISGQFQFGFSNTTSLLVAQSKNVPVKVVANGVASTAEKGADFCGITVKKDSPVKSPDQLEGKKVAVNTLNNICDTSIRESIRKAGGDPSKVEFVEMPFDQMPAALDKGQVDGACTPEPALATVKAAGGRSIASNFFDVDPNLTVAMYFTSQQYAQKNPELVKKFQEATVESLEYADSHPDEVRAILTTYTKIPNDLRDKLTLPHFPAEPDRPSIERLAELGVQDGLFDKAPDLDKLLP; from the coding sequence ATGCGTCGTCTGCCCATCGGCCTCGCGGCCGGCGCTCTTTTTCTGGCCGCCACGGGCTGCGGTTCGTCCGACTCCTCGGGGTCGAGCGGGGCCGGCGCGTCCGGCAGTACCACCACCCTCAAGGTCGGCATCATTCCCATCCTGGATGTCGCTCCCGTCTACCTGGGCCAGAAGAAGGGCTTCTACGCCGAGCGCGGCCTGAAGCTGGAGCTGACGCCCGCTCAGGGCGGGGCCGCGATCGTGCCCGGTGTGATCTCCGGCCAGTTCCAGTTCGGGTTCAGCAACACGACGTCATTGCTGGTCGCCCAGTCCAAGAACGTGCCTGTCAAGGTCGTGGCCAACGGTGTGGCGTCCACTGCCGAGAAGGGTGCCGACTTCTGCGGCATCACGGTGAAGAAGGACAGCCCCGTCAAGTCCCCCGACCAACTGGAGGGCAAGAAGGTCGCGGTCAACACGCTCAACAACATCTGTGACACCTCCATCAGGGAGTCGATCCGCAAGGCGGGCGGCGACCCGTCGAAGGTCGAGTTCGTCGAGATGCCCTTCGACCAGATGCCCGCCGCGCTCGACAAGGGCCAGGTCGACGGGGCCTGCACCCCGGAGCCCGCGCTGGCCACCGTCAAGGCGGCCGGCGGCCGGTCCATCGCGTCGAACTTCTTCGACGTGGACCCGAACCTCACCGTGGCCATGTACTTCACCTCCCAGCAGTACGCCCAGAAGAACCCGGAGCTGGTGAAGAAGTTCCAGGAGGCGACCGTCGAGTCCCTCGAGTACGCCGACAGCCACCCCGACGAGGTCCGCGCGATCCTCACCACGTACACGAAGATCCCGAACGACCTGCGGGACAAGCTGACCCTGCCCCACTTCCCCGCGGAACCCGACCGCCCCTCCATCGAACGGCTGGCCGAACTGGGCGTGCAGGACGGCCTGTTCGACAAGGCCCCGGACCTGGACAAGCTGCTTCCGTGA
- a CDS encoding ABC transporter permease has protein sequence MRTGNTALGAAGLVGFLVLWEAVPRVGVVRDAYFPPVSRVAGALGTEFADEAFWTALGDTLTGWAVGLLIAVTAGILVGIVIAVVPYLREATSSTIEFLRPIPSVALIPLAVLLYGSELRSVLLLVVYASFWQVLIQTLYGVQDVDPVAEETARSYGLGTWARIRHVLWPTALPYVMTGVRLAAAVALILAVTAELVIGAPGLGQRIAVAQSSQAVPEMYALVVVTGLLGLLINVGARTVERRALAWHQSVRGEVAV, from the coding sequence GTGAGGACGGGCAACACCGCGCTGGGCGCGGCCGGCCTCGTGGGGTTCCTCGTGCTGTGGGAGGCGGTCCCCCGGGTCGGCGTCGTCAGGGACGCCTACTTCCCGCCGGTCAGCCGGGTCGCCGGCGCCCTCGGCACCGAGTTCGCCGACGAGGCGTTCTGGACGGCGCTCGGCGACACCCTCACCGGCTGGGCGGTCGGGCTGCTGATCGCCGTCACCGCCGGGATCCTGGTGGGGATCGTCATCGCCGTCGTGCCGTATCTGCGCGAGGCGACGTCCTCCACGATCGAGTTCCTGCGCCCGATCCCCTCGGTCGCGCTGATCCCGCTGGCGGTCCTGCTGTACGGCAGCGAACTGCGGTCGGTGCTGCTGCTGGTGGTCTACGCGTCCTTCTGGCAGGTTCTGATCCAGACCCTGTACGGCGTCCAGGACGTCGACCCGGTCGCCGAGGAGACCGCCCGCTCCTACGGCCTCGGTACGTGGGCGCGGATTCGCCATGTGCTGTGGCCCACCGCCCTGCCGTACGTCATGACCGGCGTCAGGCTGGCCGCGGCGGTGGCGCTCATCCTGGCCGTGACCGCCGAACTGGTCATCGGAGCGCCGGGGTTGGGCCAGCGCATCGCGGTCGCGCAGAGCTCGCAGGCGGTGCCGGAGATGTACGCCCTGGTGGTGGTCACCGGGCTGCTGGGGCTGCTCATCAACGTGGGGGCGCGGACGGTGGAGCGGCGGGCGCTGGCCTGGCACCAGTCGGTGCGCGGGGAGGTGGCGGTGTGA